In Astyanax mexicanus isolate ESR-SI-001 chromosome 17, AstMex3_surface, whole genome shotgun sequence, a single window of DNA contains:
- the zgc:122979 gene encoding dnaJ homolog subfamily B member 5 has translation MVLIWTQFGVKHKNVKCKVRVIHGEEGWTSEEVHEDPEVPSPPPSPPCVDHYAVLGVTNDSNEEEIRRAYKRLALRYHPDKNPEADAEEKFKQIAQAYEVLTDPQKRSVYDQQGLTKGGVSSTGSKTDSAHSSPKAQDSHAWRVFFNFEFDSDDDLFNPFLKNPMPHLGRQHGSKASSSHPMTEVHDLQVSLEDILTGVTKRVKVTRLRQTDKTLQPEERVFDVEVKKGWKEGTKITFPGEGHQVLGHPPSDLAFIVKEKKHAHFRREGSNIVYTATITLREALCGCTISVPTLDGQMKPIPSSDVIKPGSLRRLIGEGLPRAKNPAQRGDLMVEFNVVFPDRIPPSSKEIIKHSLGQC, from the exons GAGGTACATGAGGACCCTGAGGTGCCCAGTCCTCCCCCCTCTCCACCTTGTGTGGACCACTATGCCGTGTTGGGGGTGACAAATGACTCCAATGAGGAGGAAATCCGGCGAGCATACAAGCGCCTGGCACTGCGCTACCATCCGGATAAGAACCCAGAGGCAGATGCAGAGGAGAAGTTCAAGCAGATCGCTCAAGCCTATGAGGTCCTCACAGACCCCCAGAAGCGCAGCGTGTATGACCAGCAAG GTTTAACCAAAGGAGGTGTGTCCTCCACTGGAAGCAAAACAGACTCCGCCCACAGTAGCCCCAAGGCACAAGATTCCCACGCCTGGCGCGTATTTTTCAACTTTGAGTTCGATTCAGACGATGACCTCTTTAACCCCTTCCTGAAAAATCCAATGCCCCACCTCGGCCGCCAGCACGGCAGCAAGGCGTCTTCGTCCCACCCCATGACAGAGGTGCATGACCTGCAGGTGAGCCTGGAAGATATCCTGACGGGTGTGACCAAGAGGGTGAAGGTGACACGCCTTCGTCAGACAGACAAGACTCTGCAGCCAGAGGAGCGGGTGTTTGACGTAGAGGTGAAGAAAGGCTGGAAAGAAGGAACCAAGATCACCTTCCCAGGAGAGGGTCACCAGGTGCTTGGCCACCCCCCCAGCGACCTGGCCTTCATAGTCAAGGAGAAGAAGCATGCCCACTTCCGACGAGAGGGCTCCAACATTGTCTACACTGCCACCATCACTCTGCGAGAG gcTCTGTGTGGATGCACAATCAGTGTCCCCACCCTCGATGGTCAGATGAAGCCTATCCCCAGCAGCGATGTCATCAAACCAGGCTCACTGAGGAGGCTGATTGGCGAGGGACTTCCTCGCGCCAAGAACCCCGCCCAGCGCGGTGACCTCATGGTTGAGTTCAACGTGGTTTTCCCTGACCGGATCCCACCATCAAGCAAAGAGATCATCAAACACAGCCTGGGACAGTGTTAA